The nucleotide window GTCGGCGGTGAACGTCTCGTCCCGCCAGCGGACGACCGGCCGGTAGCTGTCCGCGGCCAGCGCGCCGAGGATGCGCGCGACGTAGTGCCCGGCGGTCGGCGGCCTAGTGGCTGACATGGCTGTCCCGCTTCCCGTTGGAGGTCTGGAGCCGCGGCCGGTCCGGCCGGCCCGCGACGTAGGTGCCCTGGCCGGTGATCGCGCTCGCGCGGTCGTCGGCCAGGAATTCCGCCACGTGCGCCACCCCCGCCGCGTAGGGCTCGGCGTCGTCGCCTGCCGTGCGCAGCCGCGGGCGGGGGTTGGGGGCGCACGCCAGCGGCGCGACGTAGTTCGCGGTGATGCCGAACGCGGCCAGCTCGACGGCCAGGGTCCTGGTGAACCCGATCAGGCCGGCCAGCACGGTTTGCGCGTCCCGCCACCCGTCGGCCCCGGTTTCCGTGGCCAGTCCGACGTTGATGACCCGGCCCCACTTCCGGCGCGCCATGGGCGTGGTGGTGGCCCGGCTGCAGACGAACAGGGTGCGCAGCCGCCGCCGGACCGTGCCGACGTGGTGCTCGAGGAAGGGCGATCGCTCGGCCCGGACCCCGAGCGGGACGCCGGTGACGAGGACCGCCGGGCTGCCGAGTCCGGACCCGATCGCGCGGATCGCGCGCTCGAACGACGTGGTGTCGGCGCAGTCCGCTTCGAGGGCGAGGCACTGCCGGCCGGTTTCCGACACCTGGCGGGCGGTTTCCCCGAACCCGGTGGGATCGGTGTCGACCAGGGCGACGTCGAAGCCGCCGCGGGCGAGCCGGACCGCGGCCGCCGCGCCGGCGTCGCTCGCGCCCGCGATGACGGCGACCCGGTTCACCGGGTGCCGTCCACCGGCTGCCGAGAATTGCGTCGCATGGCCGTCTTCCCGTCCGATCGCCTGCCGAACCGTGCTTTCCGGTCGAGGCTAGACAAGGCTGCGCGAATCGGGCCATGCGGTTCCGGTGGAAACAATGCGCCGGCCACCGGCAGTTTCCCGGCAGATACCCGGAATCGCCGGCCGGAAATGTCTCCGGCTCGGCATCCTGGACACAGAGGTGTGCGAAAAAAGCGGCTACGCCGATCTGAGGAGTCCACCGTTGCGAGTACTGTTCACCACCCTGTCCGGCGTCGGCCACCTGTTCCCGATGGTGCCGCTGGCCCAGGCGGTGCGGGCGGCCGGGCACACTGTGCTCTTCGCCAGTGACGAAGCTTTCGCGCCGGTCGTCCGGAATGCGGGCCTGCCGGCCACCGCCGTCCTGCCCCCGAGTGACCTGTCGACGTTGCTGAAACCGCCCACCGGCGCGCCCTTCGGCCGGTTCGATCCGCAACGGGCGGCCGAAGGCAGCGGACGCCGGTGCGGCGAGGCGGCCGTCCGGGCGCTGCCCGCGGTCCGGCGGCTCGTCGAGCGG belongs to Amycolatopsis tolypomycina and includes:
- a CDS encoding SDR family oxidoreductase, producing MNRVAVIAGASDAGAAAAVRLARGGFDVALVDTDPTGFGETARQVSETGRQCLALEADCADTTSFERAIRAIGSGLGSPAVLVTGVPLGVRAERSPFLEHHVGTVRRRLRTLFVCSRATTTPMARRKWGRVINVGLATETGADGWRDAQTVLAGLIGFTRTLAVELAAFGITANYVAPLACAPNPRPRLRTAGDDAEPYAAGVAHVAEFLADDRASAITGQGTYVAGRPDRPRLQTSNGKRDSHVSH